Proteins encoded by one window of Arachis ipaensis cultivar K30076 chromosome B04, Araip1.1, whole genome shotgun sequence:
- the LOC107636334 gene encoding uncharacterized protein LOC107636334, giving the protein MIVTGNNVDGIANLKVSLHHTFEMKDLGSLSYFLGLEVISNDEGIYLSQAKYASDLLAQAGITDSRIESAPLEHDARFSPMNDTVLDNPTLYRQLVRGLVYLTVMQPDIVYLVHVVSQFFSAPRTTHYATVIHILRYIKITLFHGLHFSAHSSLTLQVYLDVDWADDPTDRRSTIGYCLFFSDSLIT; this is encoded by the coding sequence atgatcgtTACTGGAAATAATGTTGATGGTATCGCTAATTTGAAAGTATCCCTTCACCAcacttttgagatgaaagatcttggctCTCTCAGTTATTTTCTTGGTCTTGAGGTAATATCCAATGATGAAGGTATCTATCTCTCCCAAGCTAAGTATGCTTCTGATCTTCTCGCTCAAGCTGGTATTACAGATAGTCGTATTGAGTCTGCACCTCTTGAGCATGATGCTCGGTTTTCTCCTATGAATGACACAGTTCTAGATAATCCTACTCTTTATCGACAGTTAGTTAGAGGTCTAGTCTACTTGACTGTCATGCAACCTGACATCGTCTATCTTGTTCATGTTGTTAGCCAATTTTTTTCAGCTCCTCGCACTACTCATTATGCGACAGTTATTCACATCCTTCGCTACATCAAAATTACTTTGTTTCACGGTCTTCATTTTTCTGCCCACTCATCTTTAACCCTTCAAGTGTACttagatgttgattgggctgatgatcccactgatcgtcgttctactattGGTTACTGCTTGTTTTTTAGTGACTCTCTCATTACCTAG
- the LOC107636335 gene encoding uncharacterized protein LOC107636335 produces the protein MESEESFLVLVHHSGKIKKSKRHGVKFTDRELLSVFVRSSNTLLDLKSSILQKLAAGGTKWVKKLFYKIPIAVVSTGVQYETFVLRTDEDMQVLFHCRRSFPEVRIHELFAKLEHGIDSSGASALNPQSTMMGSASTSMPVVAPECLLEYRPAGPVGAFTSTHPSPDVGREGEPDRVENAMLEDDSDEEPADIGGDSDDEISTNPATCQPPSSAGTHEQPVHYSTLDLGAISQPTESTPTFGGQGLHEGNSVAEFQVGQSFHSKEEAVLTVNDYSIRRGVEYRVMESDHLKYHGDARSLGRVAHG, from the coding sequence ATGGAGAGTGAAGAGAGCTTTTTGGTTTTAGTGCATCAttctggaaaaataaaaaagagtaagAGGCACGGTGTGAAGTTTACAGACAGAGAACTGCTGAGTGTTTTTGTTAGGTCGTCTAATACACTGTTGGATCTGAAGAGCAGTATACTGCAGAAGTTGGCCGCGGGTGGCACAAAGTGGGTGAAGAAGCTGTTCTACAAGATCCCTATTGCAGTTGTGTCAACCGGCGTGCAATATGAAACGTTCGTGTTACGAACAGATGAAGATATGCAGGTGTTGTTTCATTGTCGTCGGAGTTTCCCGGAAGTGAGGATACATGAGTTGTTTGCGAAGCTGGAACATGGGATCGATAGTTCTGGTGCATCCGCTCTAAACCCCCAGTCCACCATGATGGGGAGTGCCTCCACCTCGATGCCCGTCGTTGCACCTGAGTGTTTGTTGGAGTATCGGCCAGCCGGTCCAGTTGGGGCATTCACCTCAACTCATCCATCTCCAGATGTAGGACGTGAGGGGGAACCAGATCGGGTGGAAAATGCTATGCTAGAGGATGATTCCGACGAAGAGCCTGCTGACATTGGAGGGGACAGCGATGATGAAATTTCGACAAACCCAGCAACATGTCAACCACCGTCAAGTGCCGGCACACATGAGCAACCTGTACATTATTCTACCTTGGATCTTGGAGCCATCAGCCAACCGACGGAGTCAACACCAACCTTTGGGGGTCAAGGCTTGCACGAGGGAAATTCTGTAGCTGAATTTCAAGTTGGCCAATCTTTCCACAGTAAGGAGGAAGCTGTGCTTACTGTGAATGATTACAGTATTCGGCGCGGTGTTGAGTATAGAGTGATGGAGTCAGATCATCTTAAGTACCATGGAGATGCAAGAAGTTTGGGAAGGGTTGCACATGGATGA